The following are encoded in a window of Brevibacillus sp. DP1.3A genomic DNA:
- a CDS encoding iron-dependent peroxidase yields the protein MGLNYIWDLVIRAKRAGIANKDIQFKAAKVYSPYMELSHEAINAKTVDKTVEVNPYYRFDDIFRDLFDANYSEDAELRHTLFDIIIHLLAEIDLSQGMNKREYHIRFVLRDLEAGLFGSRVQENIRLFTKEEREIIAGNILRLYETGEAVYLLKDTMRKIFSHSTIYANCEEKDELLIYVGQSESETAHAKLALIKDIFLPVRFHTEIYWRNHFGILDVEETMQIDSVALY from the coding sequence ATGGGCTTGAATTACATCTGGGATTTGGTTATTCGTGCAAAACGCGCCGGGATCGCCAATAAAGACATCCAATTCAAAGCGGCCAAAGTGTATTCGCCCTACATGGAGCTGAGTCATGAGGCCATCAACGCCAAAACGGTGGACAAGACAGTAGAAGTGAATCCGTACTACCGCTTCGACGATATTTTCCGTGATCTTTTTGACGCCAATTACTCGGAAGATGCAGAGCTTCGGCATACCTTGTTTGATATCATCATCCATTTGCTAGCCGAGATCGATCTGTCGCAGGGGATGAACAAGCGTGAATACCACATCCGCTTTGTATTGCGCGACTTGGAAGCGGGTCTATTCGGCAGTCGGGTACAGGAAAATATCCGGCTTTTTACCAAAGAGGAGCGAGAGATTATCGCAGGCAATATTTTGCGCTTGTATGAGACCGGCGAAGCAGTGTACCTGCTCAAGGATACGATGCGCAAAATTTTCTCTCACTCTACCATTTACGCCAATTGCGAAGAAAAAGATGAGCTACTGATTTACGTCGGGCAGTCGGAGAGTGAAACCGCACATGCCAAGCTCGCTTTAATCAAGGATATTTTTCTGCCGGTTCGGTTCCATACAGAGATTTATTGGCGAAATCATTTCGGCATTTTGGATGTCGAGGAAACGATGCAAATCGACAGTGTTGCACTGTACTAA